The Entelurus aequoreus isolate RoL-2023_Sb linkage group LG03, RoL_Eaeq_v1.1, whole genome shotgun sequence genome contains the following window.
TCGGAAGTCCACTCTAAAGCATCATATGAATATGCACACAGGAGAAAGACCTTTCAATTGTTCAATTTGTGCAAAAGGTTTCATTAGAAACTGGGATTTGACCCGGCACATGCGGGGACACACGGGGGAAAAGAGTTTCTGTTGTTCGGTTTGCGGTAAAACATTCTCTGACAGTAGTACTATAAAAatgcacatgagaacgcacacgggcGAAAAACCCTTTGTCTGTTCGGTTTGTACGGAAGTCTTTTTTCAAAGCTctcatttgactcaacacatgcaGACGCACACGGGAGAAAGACCTTTCAGTTGTTCAGTCTGCGGCAAAAGATTCTCTCACCAACGCAGCATGCAAGCGCACATTCGGTTGCACTCAAGGGAGAAACCCTTCCGTTGTTTAGCTTGCGCAAAAGGCTTTGTTAGAAACATCGATTTGACTCGGCACATGcggacacacacaggagaaaaacatttcagttgttcagtttgcaGTAAAAGATTCTCAaaccaaaatattttgcaaatacacatgagaacgcacacgggagaaaaaccttatAGTTGTTCAATGTGCGGGAAAAAATCCTCTAACAAAGGTAATAtacaaagacacatgagaacacacacaggacaaTAACTTATCCTTTTTGAATGGACTTCTACACGGTCACTAATGGTCTACTGCAGGGCTTTTCTAAAGTCAGGACTagacctttctctctctctctctctctctctctctctctctctctctctctctctctctctctgtttccaTATTCTGCTTTTAAAGATACTGGATTTTGCCTGTGGAACACACATTTTGGAATTATTTTACCCTGAATAAAACTCCTACTGAACTCTACCCCGGACCGTTTCCTTTGCTTCATTTTGGATTTTAATTTGGGACTTAGCCTTTCATCAGGACTTCCAGCTCTGGTATTATACAGGTATTTTCCCTCTGAAAAAGCATCAAGCTCCAGCAGCATCGGAAATTTAAGTTTTGGGGACCGAGGGCAATTATTTTCATCCAGACCGAGGACTGGTTCTTCGACTGCACCTGCAACCTGTCAAAAGTCCACGACGGACGTCCAGTTTGCCCCAAAAAGTCAGACATGACAAATTGGCAAATCTACCTCGAAGGGGAAAAGTCTGTGTGACTCCCAAGATGACAAGACTGGTACAGCTTCTCAAAAACAAGCGCTttagaagtgaattaattaactcgtaTCATGTTTTGCTTATAGTGAAGATTTGTATCCAGCTCGGAGaaggcaaaccaccaagtttaattaaatagtggtacttcagtttgagcacataagataaagccccttagtttgatatttgcACGTgtattggatcacttctcgtaggaaaagaggctctaattgggacttcggaatgcaaaagtgataaccatatccttgagaaaagactacctgtctagtttaacgccaacatttgagttatgacttaaatCAGTTGTTTCCCAGacacttacacatgaacatctccttttatggtcaggatgcgctctcctgacttagcacacacacccagagacagaaaggaggaatataaaaactgatggttcGGCTTCTCCAGTTAGAAGTCCTTCATTTTTTGACCTAGGCTCCtacgggtactgcagacctgtttaatgacgctcgcttgtaataaagcaacttttggttcagcatTATTATTCATATCATTATAcaagtaacaagctacatgtagccaaGTTACGTAGCatgtagcttggcggtagcttcacCACTTTTTGAAATAGTAGCTATTCCTGTaggttagctacttttagacccatgtggcATGGTAGGTTACATCAAAGCTAAAAGCTACAACGAGAGAAAAAGGCTAGAAAGAAATTTGGAGAAAAcacaatgacctggataaatgagaacatccatacatacggagaaaatccaggGTTATTGGTTGGTGTCCATAtggtgagtcacaattggctaaggttagggcgaaacatgactgactggccaatcagaagcaagataaggcgggtgattaaaaccaggaagcaaaatcataacagtcacgtactcatgtcacatgacaacaagggagtcggagacagagggacgcttcaagctgaggactcaaaaaaaaaaaaaagaaacatacttgaaaatggcagtgGGATTTTCttccgcagattagatttttcctttagtgatgaagaccacgcccaggaaacccacaataatgtgtgtccttggccatatttagactatTGTATGCGTTTGGATAAAACAAAGCCCAAAATCTtactttttagttgtttactctgtaaaccaaaatcataactgctctcttcattgaAGACATGCAACACAAATTCAAGaatacacattaaggtgagttgagttcatgaaaggttttactgcacataacctttaccaactgttcccaaacaacacacaagtcagttttttttgtcaagatatagatggatgctgttttttttttttttttactgcaggcAGAGAAAATTAATAACATAATAAGGGGCCAAAGAAAAAaggcaaaatacaaataaatatatacaatggGGGGTGGACACCccgagaggtagttgtagggtgtccccagctaaatgattatatatatatatatatatatatatatatatatatatatatatatatatatatatatatatatatatatatgggcccacatgtataacatTGAATGGGTGTCTGTAGCTTAATGCATGCCATACTGGGggtctcattcacacacacacacacacatatatatatatatatatacatatatatatatatatatatatatatacatatatatatatatatatatatatatatatatatatatatatatatatatatatatatatatatatatatatatatatatatataaataatgtatatatatatataaaaatatatatatatatatacatatatgtatatataaataatgtatatatatatatatatatgcatacatgtatacacatatatatacatatatatatatatatacattatatacacatatatatatatacatatatatacacatatatatacatatttatatatacatatgtatacacatatataaatatatatacgtatatatatatatatacatatatatatacatacatatatatatacacatatatatacacataaatatatatacatatatacacatatatatatatatacacattatatatatacatatatacacacatatatatatatacatacatatatatacacattatgtatatTATCTGAGGTtgtgtcgcgggggcagcagcctaagcagagaagctcagACACTACTCTTCCATCCCCCAAAGATTGATGTGAATAATAGACTTTATATAATCAATCATTGTACAGTAATGACACCAAATCAGTGtgcataaataaacatttatattgCTTTCATGGTGTGGCTGTCACATTATATTTATCGCCATCATTTTATGATGTTCCCCAGGAGCAAGTTGACACGAGCACTTTTGTGCCCCCACTTTTATACGCAACTATTCAATCTTATTTTGAATGCCATTGACCGGGCCTTGTCAACTTGacatatatttgttttgtttgttcaatGGTTCGGAAATATTTAGAGGACGTAAAGACTCAGCGGACATGGACCAAATAATCAGCTGATTTAGCTGTCTGTGATTTGGAACATTCACTTTCTGATTTCAGAAATTGCacattgttttgcttttttttccagTGTGTTTTCTGAGATTTTaaagtatatattttgtatttgatCCTGCCCGAGAAGACACTTTTCCTCCTAAATAATCCAGagttcctcttctttttttactTATTAATGTGTTTTCTAAAACAGTTGtgggttgtgcagccctttgagacatttgtgattaagggcgttacagtataagtaaactttgattgattgtttgaacgTTGAAAATAGTTTTAtcttttgtgttttctgaaagtttaaacttttttaatgttttccaaAATCGTAAATAGCTTTTTCTGTTTTAAATTTGGTTTGCACAGTCGAAAGTTGTTCTGTCTTTTGTAATTATAATTTGTTACATGAAGCTtaatggtgttcgggtctgtgggacccgttttcatttttttattcaaagaaaaatgatacaattaattaatttttcaaactgagactcactgacttcggctcattttctgtggtgaacatatatcagaatatatatttaacgaccacacaccatacacccccccccctacacatttctattacatataagatgtccgggtccactggacccggggctaatagaagtgtggaaattgatgttctgtgtaccacacacacagcaggcctagacaggaggaggacagagtgtaggtacacagaacatcagaaggtcaaatgtgcgagaaaatgagagcagacagtgttgacaaacaatgttgcaaccttgtgtgggaaccgcaggtgcagaaacacaaaagaagaatccctgtgggatgcagaaactggcagagaaatgttccgtgcaacgttcatattgttgttactcagccagcgtttgtgggtctgatggacccgttgcattttgtttgTCAGATGTTTatcgggataaggtaaacatctgttcagtatttgaacacaaaagtgtttgattgtgaggcattaaaagccacaaaatgcaacgggtccatcagagccacaaacgctggctgagtaacaacaatatgaacattacacaagggttaaaagtgTTTTGCACCACACCCAATGTACCTGACATTAAGCAAGCCCTCCAGTGGTTGGTCTTGAAATAAACCAGTCCCCCCACATCTACATGACTAATACGTCGGAGCTATTTGCTGTGCAAAGAAGGTACTGACAGGACCAATATAAACTAATACAAAACAAGTATTCTAATTTATTGTTACATAAGTTGGTCATCATCGTATTTTACTGGAGTCCAAAAACTTTATAGTactaaaaaaaggtttaaaaagatGGTTAAAATGAATACAGTAAATAAAGGAAAACCGAAAATAGTATGGTTCCACAACATTACAACAATGAGTGACTTTAGACAAGCAGGCTCAATGCAAGGTCAGTTACACATTCCGACTCCTTGTGACTGCAGAAGATTATAGTACACACTGATCATGACTAATAGTATCGACACAGTTCATGATTTTTACTCATTAAACATTAAAACACATCAATCATATTACTGAGTATACTGATTAATTCAAATGATCCTAACAGTTTGTCTAATTTGATTGGGGTTGGggcccctggaggtcgactgctgctatgaagcgctgctcGCCGTCCATCACcctgaaggggaatcaagcggtggtgaaggcgtggggtgtatatgctcattgtcttgggtgtgttgatgtagtgtccataggcctggggccgttctgcatgcaagcaaaagttcgactcgaggtgtcgttgaggagggagggaggtcaaaagcgtccatcattgaggggtcctcgggggatgttttcagaacagcctgctcctgttgttgcagcgtcaagatcattcgagggagtcaaatcgtaaattaggatttttgtttttctgcGAGCAGACATTatcaatggcttgtctgttctattcgtccatgctggctctcatatccaatctttccctttcaaccagcttttccatgatgtgatccatcttgcgattgtGATCCCatagcccggcccaaaccttccatttcgaccaacagcctttgggctccttgagtgtctgccatcgtcttacgaatttaacgatacaccagagcagTGTCCAGCCCAAttagcaggtgccccgcgatcacggttccaaataggtagatgtcttccacgtcctcaatggaaaggactgagaggcacatgattctccatttatcccagaaatctctcacgtaccctgcagcaatggttccatcagggcagccaggctccccagaaccccaGAATTGTGTCAATTGAGTCAAGAGTCCAGCTGATcgtttccatgtctgatgtttagatttggaggacagcgcaaggaaagaggctttaaaaaagtgtagacaagacaaaacaaagagagcaagcagggagaagaagggagcggaaaaaaatgcgaccgccctcaccagaggcttATTTGTATATGACAGAGAATATTTCATCACACTGAACAACTGAGAGGTTTACCTCCTGTGCGCTTTAATGTGACGTCTTTCCACCTGTGTTTTGCTGACGTTTAAGCACGTGAAAGATAGGCTTTTCTTCTGTATGTGTTTGCAAGTGTCGAGTCAAACCACAGTTCCGAGCATAACCTTTTGCACAAATAGAACAACGAtagggtttttctcctgtgtgtgttcgcaTGTGTGTTTTCATGTTACTTTTGTTCGAGAATGTTTTACTGCACACCAAACAACTGTAAGGCTTCTCtcctgtgtgttttctcatgtgtatTTGCATTTTGCTTTTGACAGAAAATCCTTTACTGCAGACTGAACAATAGATAGGTTTTTCTaccgtgtgcgttctcatgtgtatttgCATATTACGTGTGTTAGGGAATCTTTTATtgcaaactgaacaactgaaatgtttttctccagtgtgtgttctcgtgtgtgttttcatgttacTTTTGCTGGAGAATCTTTTACCGCACAccgaacaactgaaaggtttttctcccgtgtgttttctcatgtgtatTTGCATTTTTTGTTTGTCAAAGAATCTTTTACTGCAAACTGAAcatctgaaaggtttttctcctgtgtgtgttctcatgtgcgttTGCATATTGCTTTTAATAGAGAAGGTTTTACTGCAAACGGAACatatgaaaggtttttctccggtgtgcgtcCTCATGTGTTTTTGCATATTACTTTTGATGGAGAATCTTTTAGCGCAAACTGAAcatctgaaaggtttttctcctgtgtgcgttctcatgtgtcgagtaaaatcacagctttggaaaaaaacatttgtacaaactgaacaactgaaaaGTTTTTCTCCCGCGTGTGTTCTCGTGTGTAATTGCTTATTTACATTATCGTGAGACGTCTCGTCACTATCTgacagtggagctaagaggttgtctgctCGTAATCCActacagtggtctccatcagcttctgttgtcatgtgttttgGTGAGCTTCTGCTTGGACGTTCCACAGCTTTGTTCTCctcacttggactgtgatgaagctgtgaggactcaggtggtttctcttcatggtcttcagtcttcacagagacaacagtcagtggaaacttggtgagatcagcctcctcctgccctagaagacactctccttcCTGAGTaatccagagttcctcctcttcctctttaatgtgggggggctgtggatcctcctgacGACCAATCAGCTGTTGGATGTCTGCAGGACAAACAAGGAACATTTTGAAATATGATCATTGGTTTAACAAGTTTGTGTTAACGAGGTGATGTTTCAAAAGCaatgtacagatttttttttagtaaattacATGTCTTGGCTCATGTTCAACATCAGGTTGCTTACCGGGTCGGACACAAACTCACGTTTAATCAAGTCGATCATCGAAGTGCGTTACCACAGTGGTAAGTAGGGATGATGcttgaaaccggttttcccggttgttcgataaaaaaagaaccgagtcctcggactcgaatccctttttgagaaccggtacccgttatcgagaccactatagtaaagaaaaagagttggttctttattcgaatccctaggaacgaatcctgtcccgacaagaaatgccccggaggacatcacaagaaatgacgtcacgtagctcagtcatttgtcacggtggagTGCAGCGggctgcggttcgttctcccgggacgcaaatgagatgatttatttctcataaatcaggggtgtccaaacttttccactgaaggccgcacacggaaaaattaaagcatgtgggggccattttgatatttttcattttcaaaccataacaaaatatatgcttttttttaaatttattttacctttaggggtcccagggaccataaagggtctcagtcattaaaatgttaaaaataagtcagattattatttttttaaaattatttaacgcttacagtaaatctctatatcaacttcaagtttatataaagtaatacaaataaaaaaaaatgttttatggcttttctgtcaaaaacaacttagttttttatagtaaaactgaaatatgcagtatttagtaattagagtcctAAAAGATCaacaatgcaggacaccattgattttaattctttcatatttttgagtaatcacagtgaaaagataaatgaaaaaaatcactaaatatatttaggatccaaaaggtgccccactcataaagtgatacatttttattaggtttttcttttactttcaacacttaagttacgagatcaacttcagatatatctgtccattttatgctggaactgtttgtttgttttatgcgtttttgtcaaagaaaactttgatgtttttatatggctactacacaatatatgcaatatttaccacataaaacattttaaagtgaaatatttgaagtaattggagccctgaaaataattcattataacatggattgttttgtcattatttttttttcttttgagcaatggcaaaaaaaga
Protein-coding sequences here:
- the LOC133646123 gene encoding zinc finger protein 260-like isoform X4, with protein sequence MCERTIAEYEEELSQRKEDKERQHQLLDAVFKKHQVVLHRTDVQQRTGQQACLPQPHRRTSNLRQEELQLPHFKAEGEEPQPLCIKEEEEELQPPCVKEEEKEPLTDVKEEAEEPQPPHIKKEEERNWITEKGECLLGQEEADLTKFPLTVKTEDKPHESSQLHHSQNIQQLIGRQEDPQPPHIKEEEEELWITQEGECLLGQEEADLTKFPLTVVSVKTEDHEEKPPESSQLHHSPSEENKAVERPSRSSPKHMTTEADGDHCSGLRADNLLAPLSDSDETSHDNVNKQLHTRTHAGEKLFSCSVCTNVFFQSCDFTRHMRTHTGEKPFRCSVCAKRFSIKSNMQKHMRTHTGEKPFICSVCSKTFSIKSNMQTHMRTHTGEKPFRCSVCSKRFFDKQKMQIHMRKHTGEKPFSCSVCGKRFSSKSNMKTHTRTHTGEKHFSCSVCNKRFPNTRNMQIHMRTHTVEKPIYCSVCSKGFSVKSKMQIHMRKHTGEKPYSCLVCSKTFSNKSNMKTHMRTHTGEKPYRCSICAKGYARNCGLTRHLQTHTEEKPIFHVLKRQQNTGGKTSH
- the LOC133646123 gene encoding zinc finger protein 79-like isoform X2, which codes for MEAVFKNDQVVLHRTDVCEEHLLPEWQEWTSRVEQKSQPHSKEEDEGDLEEFPLNIVVVKIENDEVECESEEKREAEPPSSSSTQHITTEDHCGGSQTDKLLAPLSDSDDATSHSPDTDDEDSISDVQQRTGQQACLPQPHRRTSNLRQEELQLPHFKAEGEEPQPLCIKEEEEELQPPCVKEEEKEPLTDVKEEAEEPQPPHIKKEEERNWITEKGECLLGQEEADLTKFPLTVKTEDKPHESSQLHHSQNIQQLIGRQEDPQPPHIKEEEEELWITQEGECLLGQEEADLTKFPLTVVSVKTEDHEEKPPESSQLHHSPSEENKAVERPSRSSPKHMTTEADGDHCSGLRADNLLAPLSDSDETSHDNVNKQLHTRTHAGEKLFSCSVCTNVFFQSCDFTRHMRTHTGEKPFRCSVCAKRFSIKSNMQKHMRTHTGEKPFICSVCSKTFSIKSNMQTHMRTHTGEKPFRCSVCSKRFFDKQKMQIHMRKHTGEKPFSCSVCGKRFSSKSNMKTHTRTHTGEKHFSCSVCNKRFPNTRNMQIHMRTHTVEKPIYCSVCSKGFSVKSKMQIHMRKHTGEKPYSCLVCSKTFSNKSNMKTHMRTHTGEKPYRCSICAKGYARNCGLTRHLQTHTEEKPIFHVLKRQQNTGGKTSH
- the LOC133646123 gene encoding zinc finger protein 583-like isoform X1; protein product: MEAVFKNDQVVLHRTDVQQSPRVKEEEAATQHPHIKEEEEDIWITQEGECLLGQEEAESSELHHSPNVCEEHLLPEWQEWTSRVEQKSQPHSKEEDEGDLEEFPLNIVVVKIENDEVECESEEKREAEPPSSSSTQHITTEDHCGGSQTDKLLAPLSDSDDATSHSPDTDDEDSISDVQQRTGQQACLPQPHRRTSNLRQEELQLPHFKAEGEEPQPLCIKEEEEELQPPCVKEEEKEPLTDVKEEAEEPQPPHIKKEEERNWITEKGECLLGQEEADLTKFPLTVKTEDKPHESSQLHHSQNIQQLIGRQEDPQPPHIKEEEEELWITQEGECLLGQEEADLTKFPLTVVSVKTEDHEEKPPESSQLHHSPSEENKAVERPSRSSPKHMTTEADGDHCSGLRADNLLAPLSDSDETSHDNVNKQLHTRTHAGEKLFSCSVCTNVFFQSCDFTRHMRTHTGEKPFRCSVCAKRFSIKSNMQKHMRTHTGEKPFICSVCSKTFSIKSNMQTHMRTHTGEKPFRCSVCSKRFFDKQKMQIHMRKHTGEKPFSCSVCGKRFSSKSNMKTHTRTHTGEKHFSCSVCNKRFPNTRNMQIHMRTHTVEKPIYCSVCSKGFSVKSKMQIHMRKHTGEKPYSCLVCSKTFSNKSNMKTHMRTHTGEKPYRCSICAKGYARNCGLTRHLQTHTEEKPIFHVLKRQQNTGGKTSH
- the LOC133646123 gene encoding zinc finger protein 260-like isoform X5, coding for MCERTIAEYEDKLSPTIEENEPQHQLLDAVHKKPQVVSHRTDVQQSPHIKEEEEDLWITQEEECLLGQEEADLTKFPLTFVSVKTEDHEDKPPESSRLHHSPNIEQPPHIKKEDEELWITHEEECLLGQEEADLTKFPLTVVSVKTEDHEDKPPESSQLHHSPNIQQLIGRQEDPQPPHIKEEEEELWITQEGECLLGQEEADLTKFPLTVVSVKTEDHEEKPPESSQLHHSPSEENKAVERPSRSSPKHMTTEADGDHCSGLRADNLLAPLSDSDETSHDNVNKQLHTRTHAGEKLFSCSVCTNVFFQSCDFTRHMRTHTGEKPFRCSVCAKRFSIKSNMQKHMRTHTGEKPFICSVCSKTFSIKSNMQTHMRTHTGEKPFRCSVCSKRFFDKQKMQIHMRKHTGEKPFSCSVCGKRFSSKSNMKTHTRTHTGEKHFSCSVCNKRFPNTRNMQIHMRTHTVEKPIYCSVCSKGFSVKSKMQIHMRKHTGEKPYSCLVCSKTFSNKSNMKTHMRTHTGEKPYRCSICAKGYARNCGLTRHLQTHTEEKPIFHVLKRQQNTGGKTSH